CACGGCGTCCTCGTCCCGCACCGCCCGCGCACCGCCGATGAACGCCCGCAGGGCGACGCCGTGTTCGACCCGGGCGGGGAAGGCGTCGGCGGCGGTGAGCCGGGCCAGGGCGGCGATGTCGATCGGCTGCCGCCCGGCGACGAGCACGGCGTTCCCGAACCGCCGCCCCCGCAGCACCGCCGGCTCGGCGATCAGCACCAGCTCCTCGAAGACGGTGGCCAGCGTGGCGAGTTGCGACCGCAGGAAGCCGAAAGGAGCTGCGTCGGGGAGATTGGCGAGATAGACCCCGGTCCCCCGCAGCACCCGGGCGGCCTCACGGACGTAGGTGACCGATGTGAGGTGGGCCGGCACCCGCGACCCGCTGAAGACGTCCGCGAGGAGAACGTCCGCCGAGGCCGCGGGAGCGTTCTCCAGCCAGAGGCGCGCGTCCGCCGCGTGCAGGGCGATGTTCGCGCCCTGGGGCAACGGCAGATGCCCGGACACCAGCTCCAGCAGCCCCCGGTCGGCCTCGACGACGTCCTGCCGTGACCCCGGCCGGGTCACGGCCACGTACCGCGGCAAGGTGAACGCCCCACCCCCGAGATGCACCACGTCCAGCGCCCGCCCCGGCTCGGCCACGACATCCAGCACATGCCCGAGCCGCCTTGTGTACTCGAACTCCAGATGCGTGGGGTCGTCGAGATCGACGTAGGACTGCGGCGCCCCGTCCACGGTCAGCAACCAGGCCCGTTCCCGATCGATGTCGGGCATCAGCTTGGCGGTGCCGTGATCGACGTCGCGTGTCACGGGGATGAGCTCGTTCACCATCTCATTGTGCCTGCGGGGCGGCCCCCTCAGGGGCGCGGGGAACTGCGCGACCAGCCGCATCCGGCCCGCAGTCCCCCACGCACGGCAGGAGGCGATCACCCGACGGCAGTCACGGTCCCCGCCCCCACGGTCCGCCCACCCTCACGAATGGCGAACCCGAGCCCCGCCTCCAGCGGCACGTCCCTCCCCAGCTCCACGGTCATGACAACCGTGTCTCCGGGCCGGGCCGCAGCGACCTCCCCCAGGTCGACGTCCCCGACCACATCCGCCGTACGGATGTAGAACTGCGGCCGGTACCCGCTGGAGACAGCGGTCGTACGCCCGCCCTCACGCGCGGACAGCACATACACCTGCGCAGTGAAGCGACGACTCGGCACGACGCTGCCCGGCGCGGCGACGACCTGCCCCCGCCGGACGGCATCCCGCGGAACCCCGCGCAGCAGCAACGCCACGTTGTCCCCGGCCTGCGCCTCCTCCATCGGCTTGCCGAAGGTCTCCAGCCCCGTGACCACCGTCTCGACGGAAGCCTCGAGCACCTCGACCTTGTCCCCGACCCGCACCACGCCCCGCTCCACCGCACCGGTGACCACGGTCCCCCGCCCGGTGATGGTCAGCACGTTCTCCACCGACAGCAGGAACGGCGCGTCCAGATACCGCTCCGGCATCGGCACGTACGTGTCCACCGCGTCGAGCAGCGCCTCGATCGAGGCCGTCCAGCGCGGGTCCCCTTCCAGCGCCTTCAGGCCGGAGACGCGCACCACGGGTACGGAGTCACCGCCGTAGCCGTGCGCGGTGAGCAGGTCGCGTACCTCCAGCTCGACCAGGTCGGTCAGCTCCTCGTCGCCCGCGTCGGCCTTGTTGAGGGCGACCACGATGTGGTCGACGCCCACCTGCCGGGCGAGCAGCACGTGTTCGGCGGTCTGCGGCATGACCCCGTCGAGCGCGGAGACGACGAGGATCGCCCCGTCGAGCTGCGCGGCGCCGGTGACCATGTTCTTGACGTAGTCGGCATGGCCCGGCATGTCGACGTGCGCGTAGTGCCGCGTGTCGGTCTCGTACTCGACGTGCGCGATGTTGATGGTGATGCCGCGCGCCGCCTCCTCGGGCGCCCGGTCGATCCGGTCGAACGGCACGAAGGTGCCGGTGCCGCGCTCGGCGAGGACCTTGGTGATGGCGGCCGTCAGGGTGGTCTTGCCGTGGTCGACATGACCCATCGTGCCGATGTTGAGGTGCGGTTTCGTGCGGATGTAGGCCGTCTTGGACATGGCTGTACCTCGAAGCGTCTCGTCATGAAGCGGGACCCCGAGGACCTGCCCGACCCTCCCCTGGCGGGGTCCGCCGGACGAAACCGGAGAGGGTCAGCTTCGGGCGCCGTCGGCAACGGCCGTGAGAACGGCGACGGCAGCCTTCGGGGCATCCGTGACCACGGATGCTGCGAGGGTGAAGGCGTGCCGGAACATGAGACAGATCATTGCCGACGCTTTACCGCACGTCGAACGGTTTTCGTCCGCCCCGCGTACAGGTAATGCGTACGGCTGCCTGTGACGCTCGTGAGACGGACCATACGGCGATCACACACATTTGTCGGTTAGTGTCACCGGATGCTCGATGCCACCACCCGTTCTGGGGGCACCGCCACGGCCTCTCCCCGGGCCACCTCCGCGGAGCTCGCCGTCGCCGCTTCCCCGGCAACGACCGCCTCGCCCGTCGTCTCCACCGGTTTCGCCGCTCGCTGCACGAGAGTTCTGCTCTCCCCGTGGTCCCGGCTCTCCCTGCTCGTCGCGCTGCTCGCCGCCGGTGCCTGCGGGGTCCTGCTGTTCGAGCCGCAGCGGTTGCTGACGCAGGGCTGGCCGCCACAGCTCGGCGGAGCCATGGCGGCGCTGGTGTTCGCGGCCGCGTACGGCGTGTGCACCGTGGCGTTCGTGCCGAGGCCGCTGCTGAATCTCGCGGCGGGGGCGCTGTTCGGTTCGCAGGTGGGCACCGGCGTGGCGCTGGCGGGGACGGTGCTCGGTGCCGGGATCGCCTTCTGCCTGGGCCGGGCGCTGGGCCAGGACGCCCTGCGGCCGCTGCTGCGCGGGCGCTGGCTGAAGGCCGCGGACGGCCAGCTCAGCCGGCACGGCTTCCGCTCGATGCTGG
This region of Streptomyces caelestis genomic DNA includes:
- the tuf gene encoding elongation factor Tu, with amino-acid sequence MSKTAYIRTKPHLNIGTMGHVDHGKTTLTAAITKVLAERGTGTFVPFDRIDRAPEEAARGITINIAHVEYETDTRHYAHVDMPGHADYVKNMVTGAAQLDGAILVVSALDGVMPQTAEHVLLARQVGVDHIVVALNKADAGDEELTDLVELEVRDLLTAHGYGGDSVPVVRVSGLKALEGDPRWTASIEALLDAVDTYVPMPERYLDAPFLLSVENVLTITGRGTVVTGAVERGVVRVGDKVEVLEASVETVVTGLETFGKPMEEAQAGDNVALLLRGVPRDAVRRGQVVAAPGSVVPSRRFTAQVYVLSAREGGRTTAVSSGYRPQFYIRTADVVGDVDLGEVAAARPGDTVVMTVELGRDVPLEAGLGFAIREGGRTVGAGTVTAVG
- a CDS encoding TVP38/TMEM64 family protein — encoded protein: MLDATTRSGGTATASPRATSAELAVAASPATTASPVVSTGFAARCTRVLLSPWSRLSLLVALLAAGACGVLLFEPQRLLTQGWPPQLGGAMAALVFAAAYGVCTVAFVPRPLLNLAAGALFGSQVGTGVALAGTVLGAGIAFCLGRALGQDALRPLLRGRWLKAADGQLSRHGFRSMLAVRLFPGVPFWASNYCASVSRMGLLPFLLATGLGSIPNTAAYVVAGARASTPTSPAFLIALACIALPALAGVVMAWRKRHSLRRL
- a CDS encoding spermidine synthase yields the protein MNELIPVTRDVDHGTAKLMPDIDRERAWLLTVDGAPQSYVDLDDPTHLEFEYTRRLGHVLDVVAEPGRALDVVHLGGGAFTLPRYVAVTRPGSRQDVVEADRGLLELVSGHLPLPQGANIALHAADARLWLENAPAASADVLLADVFSGSRVPAHLTSVTYVREAARVLRGTGVYLANLPDAAPFGFLRSQLATLATVFEELVLIAEPAVLRGRRFGNAVLVAGRQPIDIAALARLTAADAFPARVEHGVALRAFIGGARAVRDEDAVPSPEPPDGAFGIG